The genomic DNA GAGCATCGGCGGCATCGCGACCATTGTCGGTAGCCCCCCTAATGCGATTGCGGCAGCTGAAGCTGGGCTTAGCTTTGCAGATTGGATGAAATTAGGCCTGCCCGTCACTCTGATATTGCTTCCCGTCGCCGTTGCCGTCTTGTATGTGCTCACTAAGCCGAACCTTAACCATAGTTTTAAAGCCGATGAGCGTGACTTCGCTTGGAGCAAACCTCGCGTCATCACACTGGTGATTTTCGCACTGACCGTCAGCGCTTGGATTTTCAGTAAACCATTGAATGCCATGCTCGGTGGCCTTAGCAAATTTGACTCTATTGTAGCGTTATCCGCGATTGTCTTGCTGGGGGCAACGCGCGTTGTGAAATGGAAAGAAGTCGAAAAAACCGCAGATTGGGGGGTATTGCTATTATTTGGTGGCGGCATCTGCTTGAGCAATGTACTTAAAGCAACCGGCACGAGTTTGTTTCTTGCCAACCACCTGAGCAATGCACTCACCGGCTCGGGGCTGTTTTTCACCATGCTAGGCGTGGTGGCATTCGTTATCTTCTTGACTGAATTTGCGAGTAATACCGCCAGCGCCGCACTATTGGTACCGGTTTTTGCCACCATCGCCGAAGCATTAGGCGTGTCGCCAGTCGCACTGTCTGCGTTGATCGCTATTGCCGCGTCATGTGCCTTTATGTTGCCGGTCGCCACACCACCAAACGCCATTGTGTTTGGTTCTGGACATATAGAACAACGTGATATGATGCGTGTTGGTTTATACCTCAACATCGTTTGTATTGCTGTCTTGGCGATTTTCACTCGCCTGTTCTGGTAATCACTCTCCCACTACCTGGTGTTTGCGCCAGGTAGTGTTTTTCACTCCTTATCGCCCATCAAAATTGTTTCATCCGAGTTTCAGGTTTACACTAGCGCAACGCTAAACAACCCGTAAATAACTATGGCATTTGCAGAAATTACAGGCTGGGGGAAGTGTCTTCCACCCACGGTGTTGAGCAATGACGATCTCAGCACAATTTTAGAGACCAATGATGAATGGATTCGCTCACGCACAGGTATTGAAGCACGTCGAGTGAGTCATGTCGAAACCTCTGAGCTCTCCACCGTTGCCGCTCAACGCGCGTTAGCGGCGGCCGGTATTGAGGCAAGCCAGCTTGATCTGTTGATTGTAGCGACCTGCTCACCAGACACCCTGATCCCCAATATTGCCTCCAAAGTGCAAGGCAACTTAGGTGCACTTCGCGCGGCAGCGTTTGATATGAATGCCGCTTGTACCGGGTTTTTATACGGGTTAGAGACTGCAACCAAAATGCTCCAAGCTGGCCATTATCAGCATGCACTCATTATCGGTGCAGAGCATTTAACCTGGTATTTGGATTGGAGTAAACGCGATACCGCGGTGCTATTTGGTGATGGTGCAGGCGCGGTCGTGGTGAGCAAAAGCGAACAGGAAGTGGGGTTACTTGACGCACAACTTGGTTGTGATCCAGCAGGCCGAGACGTGTTGGCGATCCCCGCTTTTGGCACGGCAATGGATCGATTCGACCCTGACAATGGCTATTTTGCGTTTGATTTCATCGGCCGTGATATTTTTAAGCGCGCAGTCAAAGGCATGGGGTCAGCGGCAAATCAGGTGTTAACACGGAATCAGCTCAATGCCGATGGTATTGACTTGGTCGTACCACATCAAGCCAACAAACGGATTATCGAAACCTTATGTGAACACGCTGGCATCGAGTTAGATAAGGCGTTTATTAATATCCAGCGCTATGGCAATACCTCAGCCGCCACGATCCCCATCGCCTTATGCGAAGCGGTTGAGCAAGGCGCCGTCAAGCCACATAGCCAGCTACTCACCGCGGCATTTGGCGCTGGCCTGACATGGGGCGCAGGCTTAATCCGTTGGGGCGAGCGTACGACGCCAATCGCCGAGTCTGACGCAGCGTTACCGCCAACGGACAAAACAGCGCTTGAGTTACTCGACAACGCCATCCGCCATTGTCAGCATAAAAAACAAGAATAAACTATCTCACCACAAAGCCGACTCGCGTCGGCTTTGTTATCAGCATCAGGTTAAGTGTAAGAAGGCAGCGCCACGCACTCCTCCCGCATCACCGTGCTGCGCTTTGACAATATCAGGGGCTTTAGCCGCAGACAGCAGGTGTGCCGGTAAACGTTCAGGAATCGCTTGATAAAGCTCATCAAAGTTAGATAGGCCGCCGCCAAGCACAACCATGTCTGGATCAAACGCGGTTAACACGCCTCCCAGTGCCATGGCTAACACATCAAAGAAGCAGTCAACAAATGCCACCGCATCCGGCTCACCTTGACGGTACTGTTCGATGATTTCGATCGCTGACAACGGCTGATAAAAGTGAGCATAAAGCTGTTCAAACCCACGCCCAGATAAATAATTGTCCAGGCAGCCTTTATTCCCACAACCACACGCGAACATCGGCGGGTTGTCACCCAACCGTAGCCAAGCATCAATCGGCATACGCATATGCCCGACTTCACCAGCCATTTGGTTTTTACCATTAATGACCTTGCCATTGATCACTAAGCCGCCACCAAAGCCTGTGCCCAAGATTAACCCTAATACGGTTTTCGCCGATTGCGCTTGCTCATCCCATGCTTCCGACAACGCGAAACAGTTAGCGTCATTACTAATACGCACTTCGCGCCCCACACGTGCTTGTAGATCAGCGCGTAACGACTGTCCGTTCGCCGCGGGAACATTCACTGTCAGCACCGTTCCATCTTCTGCTTGAGAGCCTGGGATACCAATACCAATGGTTCCTTTTTGCCCTAGCTCCGCATCATACTTTTCCACCAACCGCACCAATGTGTCGATTAACGCGGGGTAATCTTGTGTTGGCGTTGGGTGACGCTCGGTCGCGACACGATTGAGTTGTTTATCGAAGGCACCAAATTCAATTTTTGTGCCGCCCACATCAAAGCCGTAATACATGGCGAAGCCACCTTAAATTGTCGTTATTTAACCAGATTATCTAGTAAACCAACCCAAAAGTCCGTGATTTTCCCCAAGTTTCGTTGTTTTCCAACCAGACGTTTCACTCAGGTGTCGGCATCATTCACACGGGGTTGGTCATCAAGAAAGCGTGTCAACGCATTGTCTTCCGCAAGGTGTTTTTGTCGTTTGCCTGCGAGGTATCGCTCACGGAAGACATCGAACCATTGGTTTAAGTAATCTGCCGCCTTTTGCTCTTGATTGACAGCAAGCACTTCAGCAGCCACTTCTGCTGTCGCCAGTTGGTTTTCACCGTGAGCATCGCGCACGCGATAACGAGATAATGCCTGAGGTTCAATACTTAAAACCGGAAAGTGATCAAGCCAAGGGCTTTTGCGAAAGATTTTTTTCGCCTCCCGCCAAGTACCGTCAATAATGATAAATAACGGCCGCTTCGCGTTGTCATGGATTCGTGCCGGTGAGGTCATGCGCGTCGGGATCGTGTACTGAGCAGGAAAGACAACATACGGTTGAAACTCTGAACGAGATAACAACGCCAGCATGTCAGGATCAGGTTGCGTTCGCGACCAAATAAATGCGTAGGTATCAGCAACGCAGTCTGCAATCAAGCGCCCTGTATTACTGGGTTTTAGCACCTCATCATCATACATGAGTAACATGAACGCGGCATGGGTCTGGCACGCAGCACGGTACTCACACACGCAGAAATGACGAACTAACATGCATGATGGGCAGCGGTCTACACTGGCGCCACGTGCGAGGTAGGGACGCGTTGCACGTGCCAAGCGGGCGGAGTAAAGCTGATGAATAGCGTGACGCGGGGCGGATTGGCGCATGGTAAAGTCTGAGGTTGTCAATGGGCCGTCTAGTATACCGAACTGAGGTTTGCTGTCAGTATCGAGCGGCCAGATCACAAAAGCAGTGGAATAGAGGCATCAAACGGTTATCGTCAGCGCTTATCACTAGCGCAGCTCGACCATGGCACCATCAAAAAGGTTTTTCACCAAGGCAACGTACTCTTCAAGAAAGCCAACTTGCTCTGCGGTCACTGGTTGCTCCCAACGACCCGCCAGCACTTCTTCCATATCTTCCACCACACGGTCTGCCTCTCGCAATATGGTGAAACGCAGTGCAGACGAAAGCCCAGGATTTTGCTCGCAAATGGTCATAATATTTGAGGCAACCAGATCATGTACAATATCGGCAATGGTATCATCGCCAATGGCTTCACCCGGCTTTTCAAACACAGAGAGATTAAACGCAAAATGTTCGATCAGTGCTTGATACCCGTCTGAGTCTACTACCATGATTACTTGTCCTTAGACTATTCAACTGTCGCTATTGTACCGTGCCCGTCGGCTATTTGCGCCTCTTGAAGGCGAAATTAGAAAGCGAGTCACGCTTCGCAGTGCTTAGCGCACTGTATACTATAAACTGAACATCGTGCTATGACATGGTGACTGCTCACATCGTCATCTTCCCTTTTATTCTGGCTCGAATAAGGAAGACCGAGTGGCAACGTCAAACCATACAAACGACTGAGCCAGTCTCCTTGCAGTATAGTCTGGCTTCACCGTGATGAAAGCAAACAACACAACGCGCAATTTAACACGGATCACGCCCAAATCAATCGTTGACAAGGATGTAGGAATCGTCATGAAGGTAAATCGCCCTCGCCCATTTGGTAAGAGTATCGTCAGCAAGATTGGATTGATCATGACCTTCATCACCTTGATGGTGCTGGGCCTGTCAGTATCGAGCTACATCATGCAGGAGCGCGTAAACCGCGATGTCGGCCTCGCCACTCATCAAGAAATCCCGAGTGCGATCATCACCATGCGCATGCAACGTGCCGCCAGTGATATGAATGCTAGCATGCTCAAATATGTCATGGGCCGTCATGAATCGCTCGCGGTTTTTTTAGAAAGCCAGCAAGACTTTGAGCAATTACTGGCACGCCTTCGTGAGGTAAACCCCGACGCAGAGCAGCGACTTTCCTTGATCAGCCAGCTTTATGAGCGCTTCCAGCGGATCGCTCATCAAAAAGTCTTAACGGAGTTTGATCCGGTCGCTGAGCAATGGGCACGTAAACAGGTGATGCGGCTGTCCATTGATGTCGTTCGCCCTATAGATAACTTGATTGCCGAATTAAAGGCCTCACAAGAGCTGACACAACCCGATAACCTTGCCGTGTTGCAATACTTTGATGAATTGGTCGATGAAAACGGCGATATGCTGACTGAACTTAACCAATATTTAGACGGACGAGAAAGCAGCCGACAACGTTTTATGGAGGACATGGCGACATTCGAGCGCTACCTTTCCTTGGCACAGTTCGAGCTCAACGATCCAGCCTCACTCAAAAAACTGTCGAGTATCCGCCACCATTTCACCAGTTTAAAGCGCAGTGGTATCGCCATTTTTAATAACTATCAGCCCAGTGCCAAAGTTGGCGCCATGACCGCCGTGCGAATCTTGAGTGACCAAGAATACCAAGCGCTTGAGGATGCGCTATCAACGTTCGCACAAGAGACAGGAAAAGTGGTTACCCGCTCAATGGTTGATTTGCGTTCAATACTCCATTCCAATCAACTCAACCTCGGTTATTTACTGGTTTTTATCTTGTTCGTCAGTGGCGCGATGTACTTTTATATTCACCGCACATTCACTCAGCCCATTGCCGAACTCGCCGATTCCATGCAACGCCTTGTGGCCGGCGATATGACACCACCGGCCAGTAACTTTCAAGACCGAACTGATGAAGTCGGCAAAATCGCCCATGGTCTGGTGATATTTCGTGCGCATATCATTTCTCGCAACCAGGCTCGAGCGCAATTAATGGCCGAAAAAGAGCGCGCAGAAAGTGCCTCGCGCGCCAAAGCGCAATTTCTCGCCACCATGAGCCATGAGATCCGTACACCCATGAATGGTGTGATTGGGATGCTCGACATGTTACGTCGCTCGTCGTTAACGCCTTCTCAACAAAGCCTGATTAGCACAGTGCGCGAATCGGCGCTTTCTTTACTCTCCATCATTAACGATATCCTCGACTTTTCTCGCACCGAGGCCGGAAAGCTGCAATTTGAACGTGTCACCTTTTCTTTGTCCGATACCGTAGAGCAAGTGATGGATACCGTCAGCCATCATGCCAACAAGCGAAA from Salinivibrio kushneri includes the following:
- a CDS encoding SLC13 family permease — its product is MDVQTLSSRTSGLDRKAWILFADIALFFILYNTLPFETNVTTGLSLLIFIAVLWLTEAIHVSITAILVPIMAVALGVFETPAAMSNFANPIIFLFLGGFALAAALQAQGLDQAIANKVLTIAQGKMSVAVMMLFGVTAALSMWISNTATTAMMLPLVLGILHKVNNQKDHGTYVFVLLGIAYCASIGGIATIVGSPPNAIAAAEAGLSFADWMKLGLPVTLILLPVAVAVLYVLTKPNLNHSFKADERDFAWSKPRVITLVIFALTVSAWIFSKPLNAMLGGLSKFDSIVALSAIVLLGATRVVKWKEVEKTADWGVLLLFGGGICLSNVLKATGTSLFLANHLSNALTGSGLFFTMLGVVAFVIFLTEFASNTASAALLVPVFATIAEALGVSPVALSALIAIAASCAFMLPVATPPNAIVFGSGHIEQRDMMRVGLYLNIVCIAVLAIFTRLFW
- a CDS encoding ketoacyl-ACP synthase III, which codes for MTMAFAEITGWGKCLPPTVLSNDDLSTILETNDEWIRSRTGIEARRVSHVETSELSTVAAQRALAAAGIEASQLDLLIVATCSPDTLIPNIASKVQGNLGALRAAAFDMNAACTGFLYGLETATKMLQAGHYQHALIIGAEHLTWYLDWSKRDTAVLFGDGAGAVVVSKSEQEVGLLDAQLGCDPAGRDVLAIPAFGTAMDRFDPDNGYFAFDFIGRDIFKRAVKGMGSAANQVLTRNQLNADGIDLVVPHQANKRIIETLCEHAGIELDKAFINIQRYGNTSAATIPIALCEAVEQGAVKPHSQLLTAAFGAGLTWGAGLIRWGERTTPIAESDAALPPTDKTALELLDNAIRHCQHKKQE
- the nagK gene encoding N-acetylglucosamine kinase, with the translated sequence MYYGFDVGGTKIEFGAFDKQLNRVATERHPTPTQDYPALIDTLVRLVEKYDAELGQKGTIGIGIPGSQAEDGTVLTVNVPAANGQSLRADLQARVGREVRISNDANCFALSEAWDEQAQSAKTVLGLILGTGFGGGLVINGKVINGKNQMAGEVGHMRMPIDAWLRLGDNPPMFACGCGNKGCLDNYLSGRGFEQLYAHFYQPLSAIEIIEQYRQGEPDAVAFVDCFFDVLAMALGGVLTAFDPDMVVLGGGLSNFDELYQAIPERLPAHLLSAAKAPDIVKAQHGDAGGVRGAAFLHLT
- a CDS encoding tRNA-uridine aminocarboxypropyltransferase; amino-acid sequence: MRQSAPRHAIHQLYSARLARATRPYLARGASVDRCPSCMLVRHFCVCEYRAACQTHAAFMLLMYDDEVLKPSNTGRLIADCVADTYAFIWSRTQPDPDMLALLSRSEFQPYVVFPAQYTIPTRMTSPARIHDNAKRPLFIIIDGTWREAKKIFRKSPWLDHFPVLSIEPQALSRYRVRDAHGENQLATAEVAAEVLAVNQEQKAADYLNQWFDVFRERYLAGKRQKHLAEDNALTRFLDDQPRVNDADT
- a CDS encoding DUF3802 family protein, producing the protein MVVDSDGYQALIEHFAFNLSVFEKPGEAIGDDTIADIVHDLVASNIMTICEQNPGLSSALRFTILREADRVVEDMEEVLAGRWEQPVTAEQVGFLEEYVALVKNLFDGAMVELR